The following proteins are co-located in the Trichormus variabilis 0441 genome:
- a CDS encoding pentapeptide repeat-containing protein, with protein MSISSWFSRISTIALSIFFSLTIFSSPANAFVASDQAKLLVTNTCVNCDLSGADLSNKDLYGSALSGANLSNANLSNTLLNDAKLNGANLSGANLSGAILMGTIFSNANLTGANLSQADLYNALLDKTTLLNANLGDADLTEAVIIDADLSNALGKNTKLKGAVLSRANLSNADFSSSYMRNTRLSSAILKGAKFSGADLSNSLMPDGTTYNGSVSKFGAIQ; from the coding sequence ATGAGTATTTCATCCTGGTTTTCTAGAATCTCTACTATTGCCCTCTCAATTTTCTTTAGCTTAACGATATTTAGCTCACCCGCTAACGCCTTTGTTGCTTCGGATCAGGCTAAGTTACTGGTAACAAATACCTGTGTTAATTGCGATCTATCAGGAGCCGATCTATCGAATAAAGATTTATATGGCAGCGCACTCAGTGGGGCAAATCTCTCCAACGCAAATCTCTCCAATACCCTACTCAATGATGCAAAGCTAAACGGAGCTAATCTATCAGGAGCTAATCTATCAGGAGCTATCTTGATGGGAACCATTTTCTCTAATGCCAACCTAACGGGGGCTAATCTTTCTCAGGCAGATTTGTATAATGCCCTGCTGGATAAGACAACATTATTAAACGCTAATTTAGGTGATGCAGATTTAACAGAGGCAGTTATCATTGATGCAGATTTGTCTAATGCTTTGGGGAAAAATACCAAGCTCAAAGGAGCAGTTCTTTCTAGAGCAAATTTATCGAATGCAGATTTTTCTAGTAGTTACATGAGAAATACGAGATTATCATCTGCCATTCTTAAGGGAGCTAAATTCTCTGGAGCCGACCTGTCCAATTCTCTGATGCCTGACGGGACTACTTATAACGGAAGTGTCTCTAAGTTTGGAGCTATTCAGTAA